The following are encoded together in the Perca flavescens isolate YP-PL-M2 chromosome 22, PFLA_1.0, whole genome shotgun sequence genome:
- the LOC114549193 gene encoding cystatin-B gives MPMMCGGTSPPAEADEEIQKICDHVKASAEAKAGKTYDVFTAKSYTQQVVAGTNYFIKVHVGGDEHVHLRVYKKLPCHGGDIELSNMQHSKSHQDPIQYF, from the exons ATGCCAATGATGTGTGGAGGAACTTCCCCTCCGGCTGAAGCTGACGAAGAAATTCAGAAGATTTGTGATCAC GTAAAGGCCAGTGCAGAAGCAAAAGCAGGGAAGACGTATGATGTTTTCACAGCCAAGAGCTACACGCAGCAGGTAGTGGCTGGGACCAACTACTTCATCAAG GTCCATGTGGGAGGAGATGAACATGTTCACCTCCGTGTTTACAAAAAACTTCCATGTCATGGAGGAGACATAGAGCTGAGTAATATGCAGCACTCCAAGAGTCACCAAGACCCTATTCAGTACTTCTAA